GCAGCGCAGCCTGGCCACCGGCGTCGACCCCGATCTGGGCACCCGGGCGGCGGCCGCCGCCGCGGCGCTGACCGAGCTGCGTAACGCGCATCCGCTGGCCCCGACGCTGCCGCTGATCCGTCGTCTCCTGGTCGATGACGCCGTCGACTCCGGGGTGCTGGTGGCGATCACCGCCGCCGACGGCACCCTGCTCTGGGTCGAGGGGGATCCGGGCGTGCGGCGCAAAGCCGAGGCGATGAACTTCGTGCCGGGGTCTGACTGGAGCGAGCGGACCGCCGGGACGAATGCCCCCGGCACTGCGCTGGCGCTGGACCGGGAGCTGCAGATCCTCGGTTCCGAACACTTCTCCCGCACTGTGCACTCCTGGAGTTGCACCGCGGTACCCGTGCACGACCCGGCCACCGGAGCGCTGTTGGGTGCCATCGACCTGACCGGTGGTTCCAAGGTGGCGTTGCCACAGACGTTGGCGCTGGTCAGAGCTACCGCAGCGGCGGTCGAGAACCAGCTGGCCCTGTTACGGCTCACCGCGCCTGTCGCCCCCGCCACCGAGGAAGGTGCGCGGCTGACAGTGCTGGGCGCCGACCGCCCACGCTGGCGTGTGCCCGACGCCGCCGGCCGGGCCCAGGACAGCGTGCTGACCGGGCGCCACGCCGACATCCTGGTCCTGCTGATCCGCCACCCCGAGGGGCTGAGCGCCGATCACCTGGCGATGCTGCTCGACGACAAGGACCTCGACGTGGTGACGGTGCGGGCCGAGGTGTCGCGGTTGCGTCGGGTCATCGGCGGCACGTACATCGAGTCGCGGCCCTACCGCCTGATGAAGCCCGTCGCCAGCGACATGGGCGACGTGTTCGATGCGCTGCAGGCCGGCGATGTCGCGGCTGCGTTGGACGCGTATTCGGGCGCGTTGTTGCCGCAGTCGGTCTCACCGGCGATCGCGCGGCTACGCACCGAGCTGAGTGCCAGCCTGCGCGAAGCGGTACTGGCCGGGGGCGAGTTGGCGCTGCTGCGGCGGTGGCTGGCGCTGCCCGACGGCCGCGACGACCGACAGGGCTGGCGGATGTTGCACGACCATGCCCAGGCCGATCCCGTGGCCAGGGCGCAAGCGCGTGGTCACCTGGCGGGAATCGACTCCGAACTGGGTTGATGCCCCCGCGCCGAGGCGTGCAACGTTGCATTCCCACGGTGCAACTGTGCTGCAACCTACTGCTCACTACCTTTAGTGATGACCGACACATCTGGGTGTCCGATGCAGGAGATTGCCATGACTGTTTATGCACGTCCGGGCGCCGACGGCGCTCTGATGTCGTTCCAGGCCCGCTACGACAACTACATCGGCGGCGAGTGGGTCGCCCCCGCCGAGGGCCGCTACTTCGAGAACCCGACGCCGGTCACCGGCCAGGTGTTCTGCGAGGTGGCCCGCTCCACCGAGGCCGACGTCGAGAAGGCGCTGGACGCCGCGCACGCCGCCGCGCCGGCATGGGGCAAGACCTCGCCGGCTGCGCGCGCCGTCATCCTCAACAAGATCGCCGACCGCATCGAGGAGAACCTCGAATCGGTCGCTCTGGCCGAGTCGTGGGACAACGGCAAGCCGATCCGCGAGACGCTGAACGCCGACATCCCGCTGGCGGTCGACCACTTCCGGTACTTCGCCGGCGTGCTGCGGGCCCAGGAAGGCTCGCTCTCGCAGATCGACGAGGACACCGTCGCCTACCACTTCCACGAGCCACTCGGCGTGGTCGGTCAGATCATCCCCTGGAACTTCCCGATCCTGATGGCGGTGTGGAAGCTGGCTCCGGCGCTGGCCGCAGGCAACGCCGTCGTCCTCAAACCCGCTGAGCAGACCCCTGTTTCGGTGCTCTACCTGATGTCGCTGATCGGTGATCTGCTGCCCGCGGGCGTGGTGAACGTGGTCAACGGGTTCGGTGTCGAGTGCGGTAAGCCGCTGGCTTCGAGCAACCGGATCGCCAAGATCGCCTTCACCGGTGAGACCACCACGGGCCGGTTGATCATGCAGTACGCCAGCCAGAACCTCATCCCGGTGACCCTCGAGCTGGGCGGCAAGAGCCCCAACATCTTCTTCTCCGATGTGCTGGCAGCTGCCGATGACTTCCAGGACAAAGCCCTGGAAGGGTTCACCATGTTCGCCCTGAACCAGGGTGAGGTGTGCACCTGCCCGTCGCGGTCGCTGATCCAGGCAGACATCTACGACGAGTTCCTGGAACTGGCCGCCATCCGCACCAAGGCCGTGCGTCAGGGCGACCCGCTGGACACCGAGACGATGATCGGTGCGCAGGCCTCCAACGATCAGCTGGAGAAGATCCTGTCCTACATCGAGATCGGGAAAACCGAAGGCGCCCAACTGATCACCGGCGGTGAGCGGGCCGATCTGGGCGGCGACCTCAACGGTGGTTTCTATGTGGCCCCGACGATCTTCACCGGCCACAACAAGATGCGACTGTTCCAGGAGGAGATCTTCGGTCCCGTCGTCGCCGTGACCTCGTTCAAGGACTACGACGACGCCATCTCGATCGCAAACGACACCCTCTACGGCCTCGGCGCCGGGGTGTGGAGCCGCAACGGCAACACCGCCTACCGGGCCGGCCGGGACATCAAGGCCGGCCGGGTGTGGACCAACTGCTACCACGCCTACCCCGCGCACGCGGCGTTCGGCGGTTACAAGCAGTCCGGTATCGGCCGCGAGAACCACAAGATGATGCTCGACCACTACCAGCAGACCAAGAACCTGCTGGTGAGCTACGCCAACAAGGCGCAGGGCTTCTTCTAGAGCCCTCTGATCCGCCGTCGAGTGTGAAGCTGTTGCGACATCTGACCCGCACGCTCGCAACAGCTTCACACTCGCGGTCCTTGTCCTGAACATGTGAATCCCGGCGTCCGGTGAGTACGTCGGAAGATTTTGTGCTGCAAGAAATATCGCGCACATCGCCGCGCGCCTGACCGAGTTTCCCGCTGGGGTGGACAGACCGGTCGACGGGGGTGATACTCATCTATCAAAGGTCGACAAACCGACCTTTAACCTCACGCCGACGGGTGGAGGGGGCTTGGCCGCCACGAACCGGCGTCACATACCAATAGCGTTGTCAATGAAGGAGTTTGAAATGGCGGGTGTGGAAGAACACCTGGAGAGCGCTGACTATCTCCAGAAACGTCAGCTGAAATCCGGAAGCGCGGGTTGGCTGCTCCTGGCCGGCCTCGGCGT
The window above is part of the Mycolicibacterium fortuitum subsp. fortuitum genome. Proteins encoded here:
- a CDS encoding helix-turn-helix domain-containing protein — protein: MIAVAASRNAGGRISPRALPAKVRAIHDLFVEGQVDAASLDSTPVRRIIVESWQRSLATGVDPDLGTRAAAAAAALTELRNAHPLAPTLPLIRRLLVDDAVDSGVLVAITAADGTLLWVEGDPGVRRKAEAMNFVPGSDWSERTAGTNAPGTALALDRELQILGSEHFSRTVHSWSCTAVPVHDPATGALLGAIDLTGGSKVALPQTLALVRATAAAVENQLALLRLTAPVAPATEEGARLTVLGADRPRWRVPDAAGRAQDSVLTGRHADILVLLIRHPEGLSADHLAMLLDDKDLDVVTVRAEVSRLRRVIGGTYIESRPYRLMKPVASDMGDVFDALQAGDVAAALDAYSGALLPQSVSPAIARLRTELSASLREAVLAGGELALLRRWLALPDGRDDRQGWRMLHDHAQADPVARAQARGHLAGIDSELG
- the adh gene encoding aldehyde dehydrogenase yields the protein MTVYARPGADGALMSFQARYDNYIGGEWVAPAEGRYFENPTPVTGQVFCEVARSTEADVEKALDAAHAAAPAWGKTSPAARAVILNKIADRIEENLESVALAESWDNGKPIRETLNADIPLAVDHFRYFAGVLRAQEGSLSQIDEDTVAYHFHEPLGVVGQIIPWNFPILMAVWKLAPALAAGNAVVLKPAEQTPVSVLYLMSLIGDLLPAGVVNVVNGFGVECGKPLASSNRIAKIAFTGETTTGRLIMQYASQNLIPVTLELGGKSPNIFFSDVLAAADDFQDKALEGFTMFALNQGEVCTCPSRSLIQADIYDEFLELAAIRTKAVRQGDPLDTETMIGAQASNDQLEKILSYIEIGKTEGAQLITGGERADLGGDLNGGFYVAPTIFTGHNKMRLFQEEIFGPVVAVTSFKDYDDAISIANDTLYGLGAGVWSRNGNTAYRAGRDIKAGRVWTNCYHAYPAHAAFGGYKQSGIGRENHKMMLDHYQQTKNLLVSYANKAQGFF